One region of Oryza sativa Japonica Group chromosome 10, ASM3414082v1 genomic DNA includes:
- the LOC112936687 gene encoding uncharacterized protein gives MAYSMLSKLELCADNPRICVRVSRLWEFANPNDETQLLHLGLVLIDQEGTSIAAQIYPPCDLQFREIITEGKVYYLEYYRVREWSRRYRPVNNSLSICFTRWTKVEQVADPAADFPLYTYSLTPYGGLRQRVDRKEEFTDVIGIITEVTSVTTVQTRIRDGDSLKRSIYIRDTNDTILNVALWGERATSFPVDEVVAAGQKEPQIAIFVGTLVRGYGDISLSGNSACKWYINVNTPEVNSFKESIQGKYEPIKMIELPAVGAVRTGAEQKSIAQIKDLNPFMFRKNEFMVTVVIKKIDTESSWWYPACDSCKRTAKPYGKSYRCGNTSCPAVVSASPRFKLSLIAGDDTGDTKFVLFGRTAQRIIGRPVEMLIQNNPAGIEFIPKEITDLLEKEFTWNVAFTENTLSSSTVSFQVNLIVRGPDNPCSSALQSPSASQASSAVPSQALSPGLSHGLSIGQCSAAADPSIGFADPIAGIDSPLAASIKHKKPETEYQSKPPAELPQEEAEDDDNLPLSQIVADDATKHSTSKSYKKRARPSPGIGAAKKLFKNNGDGAADGSGDNNA, from the exons ATGGCCTACAGCATGCTCTCTAAGCTTGAGTTATGTGCTGACAACCCACGCATCTGTGTTCGTGTTTCAAGGCTATGGGAGTTCGCTAATCCAAATGATGAGACACAATTGCTCCACCTTGGTTTGGTTTTGATTGATCAGGAG GGCACTAGCATTGCAGCACAGATATACCCTCCCTGTGATCTGCAGTTCAGAGAAATCATCACTGAAGGCAAAGTGTACTATCTTGAGTACTACCGTGTGAGGGAATGGAGCAGGCGATACAGGCCAGTCAACAACAGCCTGTCAATTTGTTTTACAAGGTGGACTAAAGTTGAACAGGTTGCAGATCCGGCAGCTGATTTCCCTTTGTACACTTACTCACTCACACCATATGGTGGACTCCGTCAGCGTGTCGACAGGAAAGAAGAATTCACAG ATGTCATTGGCATTATTACTGAGGTAACATCTGTTACGACAGTTCAGACGCGCATCCGAGATGGTGATAGCCTGAAGAGAAGCATTTACATACGTGATACTAA CGATACAATCTTAAATGTGGCGCTATGGGGAGAACGTGCTACAAGCTTTCCTGTCGATGAAGTGGTTGCTGCTGGTCAGAAAGAACCACAGATAGCGATATTTGTGGGCACTCTTGTGAGGGGCTATG GCGACATATCTCTATCAGGCAACTCAGCTTGCAAATGGTACATTAATGTGAACACTCCTGAGGTCAACTCCTTCAAAGAAAG CATACAGGGAAaatatgaacctatcaaaatGATTGAGCTCCCAGCTGTTGGAGCTGTTCGTACTGGCGCCGAACAAAAGTCAATTGCCCAGATCAAGGACCTCAACCCTTTTATGTTTAGG AAAAATGAATTCATGGTTACTGTCGTCATTAAGAAGATCGACACAGAATCATCCTGGTGGTACCCTGCATGTGATAGCTGCAAAAGAACAGCAAAACCATATGGAAAGTCATACAGGTGTGGCAATACATCCTGCCCTGCTGTGGTGTCAGCATCACCTAG GTTCAAACTCAGCCTCATTGCAGGAGACGACACAGGTGACACTAAGTTTGTGCTCTTTGGGCGCACAGCACAACGCATTATCGGTCGACCAGTCGAGATGCTGATACAGAACAACCCTGCTGGCATTGAGTTCATACCAAAGGAAATTACAGATCTTCTTGAGAAGGAGTTTACTTGGAATGTTGCCTTCACTGAAAACACCCTGTCTTCCAGCACTGTTTCGTTCCAAGTGAATTTGATCGTTCGAGGTCCTGACAATCCCTGTTCTTCAGCCTTGCAATCCCCATCTGCATCTCAGGCATCGTCTGCAGTGCCTTCTCAGGCTTTATCACCAGGGCTATCACATGGTCTCTCTATTGGGCAGTGTTCGGCAGCGGCTGATCCATCTATTGGATTTGCTGATCCAATAGCTGGAATAGACAGCCCATTAGCCGCTTCAATCAAGCACAAGAAACCGGAGACTGAGTATCAGTCAAAACCTCCAGCTGAGCTTCCTCAGGAAGAAGCAGAG GATGATGACAACCTTCCACTAAGCCAGATAGTTGCTGACGATGCTACTAAACATAGCACGTCCAAGTCCTACAAGAAAAG GGCTAGGCCATCTCCCGGTATAGGAGCTGCTAAGAAGTTGTTCAAGAATAATGGTGATGGTGCTGCTGATGGCAG CGGAGACAACAATGCCTGA